A genomic stretch from Myripristis murdjan chromosome 12, fMyrMur1.1, whole genome shotgun sequence includes:
- the snrpd3l gene encoding small nuclear ribonucleoprotein D3 polypeptide, like — protein MSIGVPIKVLHEAEGHIVTCETNTGEVYRGKLIEAEDNMNCQMSNITVTYRDGRVAQLEQVYIRGSKIRFLILPDMLKNAPMLKSMKNKNQGSGAGRGKAAILKAQVAARGRGRGGMGRGNIFQKRR, from the exons ATGTCCATCGGTGTTCCCATCAAGGTCCTGCATGAGGCCGAGGGCCACATCGTGACCTGCGAGACCAACACCGGAGAGGTTTACCGGGGCAAGCTGATCGAGGCCGAGGACAACATGAACTGCCAG ATGTCCAACATCACAGTGACTTATCGTGACGGTCGGGTGGCGCAGTTGGAGCAGGTCTACATCCGAGGCAGCAAGATCCGCTTCTTGATCCTGCCCGACATGTTAAAGAACGCTCCCATGTTGAAGAGCATGAAGAACAAGAACCAGGGCTCGGGAGCGGGGCGGGGCAAGGCAGCTATCCTCAAAGCACAGG TGGCTGCGAGGGGACGGGGCCGTGGAGGGATGGGAAGAGGCAACATCTTCCAAAAGAGACGATAA